The Tenebrio molitor chromosome 5, icTenMoli1.1, whole genome shotgun sequence genome has a segment encoding these proteins:
- the LOC138130420 gene encoding FERM, ARHGEF and pleckstrin domain-containing protein 1-like isoform X1: MDSNSARGSTGQLSNSGSTGGGMHHSHSTPAGVDGGARTPPATPKKGGKMLAIRVQMLDDAVTIFQVQAKASGRVLFDQVCKQLHLLEADYFGLEYSDAGGTRYWLDLQKPISRQLGLSLVDPLLHFCVKFYTPDPGQLEEEFTRYLFCLQVKRDLSQGLMQCNENTAALMASYIVQAECGDYVSEDYPDHTYLSSYKFVPQQDQEMERKIMENHKKHSGQSPAEADLNLLETARRCELYGIKMHPAKDHENVPLNLAVAHMGIIVFQNYTKINTFSWAKIRKISFKRKRFLIKLHPEGYGYYKDTVEFFFEGRNECKNFWKKCVENHGFFRCSSVKSVSRHKTRVLSRGSSFRYSGKTQKQIVEFVRDNYVKRQTFQRSASFRHSSAHSSASNMHSSTVGNSISAHPLLPLADSNLSGPVLSAAEASKLSASLGSMGAAAGAPASPTTRSASRHRVTATCWSSAPDTRPTTLLAQTTTSPSPPLTTQSASPATSATTSPLHTPYADQKPPYASSPVAVRAAVHRADTDDVKKGGDKSDNEDSYYIHNNSYYSSSSPNYKEVNGNISNLSTNGSFNSSKLDDISPIKNLAKEQLLNSINANTNGTNTTTIIAEIEGEVKKKSKYPIDKTYYIAKEILMTELTYKKDLDVINVWFRDEVGKEEPEECSILLTLVAPLAQAHGQLVKDLEQRLQGWDGRGGPRAASSQRIADVLLAHLPPLLPIYEEYLDGHILVLERLDAAFKQNSHFEQLYRDFETQKVCYLPLTTFVLKPLHRLLQYQSLLQRLLRFYGPSHPDRADCLTASDTLKDLMQPVSETLEHSENLAALCELQRDLVGFDNLVQPSRKFLRHGCLLKHSKKGYQQRMFFLFSDILLYTSRSQATLQFKVHGHMPLRGVLIEEPEGELSNYGLVIYGGNRALTVAANSQEEKERWKQDLQNAIQQARDKTDTKITYLSLKSCSSSDEIVDQCGNDVGTQTKPQPQRSNLKVHVCWHRNTSISMKDELIAVENQLSGYLLRKFKSSNGWQKLWVVLTSFCLFFYKGCMDDFPLASLPLLGYTVGPPAAEDAIGKDYVFKLQYKNHVYFFRAESEYTYNRWMDVIGSCTHSRKKKPQIVNENSIECSPEK, translated from the exons ATGGATTCGAACAGCGCCCGTGGCTCCACGGGACAACTTTCAAACTCGGGTAGCACAGGAGGCGGCATGCACCATTCCCACTCGACACCGGCCGGAGTAGACGGCGGCGCCCGGACGCCCCCGGCCACGCCGAAGAAGGGCGGCAAAATGCTGGCCATCCGCGTCCAAATGCTCGACGACGCCGTCACCATATTCCAAGTGCAG GCCAAAGCTTCGGGCCGCGTCCTCTTCGATCAAGTCTGCAAGCAGCTCCATCTGTTGGAAGCGGATTATTTCGGGTTGGAGTACTCGGACGCGGGGGGGACGAGGTACTGGTTGGACCTGCAGAAACCCATCTCGAGACAGCTGGGTCTGTCGCTGGTCGATCCCTTGCTCCACTTCTGCGTCAAATTCTACACCCCAGATCCGGGCCAGCTCGAGGAGGAGTTCACGCGGTACTTGTTCTGCCTCCAAGTGAAGAGGGACCTGTCGCAAGGGCTGATGCAATGCAACGAAAACACGGCAGCTTTGATGGCGAGCTACATCGTGCAGGCGGAGTGCGGGGACTACGTTTCGGAGGACTACCCCGACCACACTTACTTGTCGAGCTACAAGTTCGTCCCGCAGCAGGACCAAGAGATGGAGCGCAAGATCATGGAGAACCACAAGAAGCACTC GGGGCAGTCGCCGGCCGAGGCGGATCTGAACCTGCTGGAGACGGCGCGGAGGTGCGAGCTGTACGGGATCAAGATGCACCCGGCCAAGGACCACGAGAATGTCCCGCTGAATCTGGCGGTGGCCCACATGGGCATCATAGTTTTCCAGAATTACACCAAGATCAACACGTTCTCGTGGGCCAAGATCAGGAAGATCTCGTTCAAGAGGAAAAGATTCCTGATCAAGCTGCACCCCGAAGGATAC GGTTATTATAAGGACACGGTGGAGTTCTTTTTCGAAGGTCGGAACGAATGTAAAAACTTCTGGAAGAAGTGCGTCGAGAACCACGGATTTTTCCGGTGTTCGTCGGTGAAGAGCGTGTCGAGGCACAAAACCAGGGTGTTGTCGAGGGGTAGCTCGTTTAG GTATAGCGGCAAGACCCAGAAGCAGATAGTGGAGTTCGTCAGAGATAACTACGTGAAACGGCAGACATTCCAAAG GTCGGCTTCATTCCGGCATTCTAGCGCTCACTCGAGTGCAAGCAACATGCACTCCAGTACAGTCGGGAACAGCATATCCGCACACCCCCTGTTGCCCCTAGCCGACAGCAACCTGAGCG GTCCGGTTTTGTCCGCAGCGGAAGCCTCCAAACTGTCGGCTTCGCTGGGCTCGATGGGCGCAGCTGCGGGGGCCCCGGCTTCTCCGACGACGAGGTCAGCCTCTCGCCACCGCGTCACAGCTACGTGCTGGAGCTCGGCCCCCGACACTCGGCCTACCACGCTGCTTGCTCAGACGACGACCTCGCCATCACCTCCTCTGACGACGCAATCGGCCTCGCCGGCAACTTCTGCGACTACGAGTCCCCTGCATACGCCCTACGCGGACCAGAAGCCGCCCTATGCCAGCTCGCCGGTCGCCGTCCGCGCAGCAGTTCACAGGGCCGATACAG ATGACGTGAAAAAGGGCGGTGACAAGTCGGACAACGAGGACTCGTACTACATCCACAACAACTCGTACTATTCGAGTTCTTCGCCGAATTACAAAGAGGTCAACGGGAACATTTCCAACCTCTCCACCAACGGCAGTTTCAACAGTTCCAAGTTGGACGACATCAGTCCCATCAAAAACCTAGCCAAGGAGCAGCTATTGAACAGTATTAATGCAAACACGAATGGGACCAACACGACGACGATAATCGCAGAGATCGAAGGCGAGGTCAAGAAGAAATCCAAGTATCCCATCGACAAGACATACTACATCGCCAAAGAAATCCTGATGACGGAATTGACCTACAAGAAAGATTTAGACGTGATCAATGTG TGGTTCAGGGACGAGGTCGGCAAAGAGGAACCCGAAGAGTGTTCGATTTTGCTCACTTTGGTCGCCCCGCTGGCTCAAGCTCACGGACAGTTGGTTAAAGATCTGGAACAGAGGTTGCAAGGCTGGGACGGAAGGGGAGGGCCCAGAGCTGCGAGCAGTCAAAGAATTGCAGACGTTTTACTAGCGCATTTACCGCCTCTGCTCCCG ATTTACGAAGAGTATCTGGACGGACATATTTTAGTTTTGGAACGGTTGGACGCCGCTTTCAAGCAAAACAGCCACTTCGAGCagctttacagagattttgaGACGCAAAAAGTGTGTTATTTACCGCTGACGACGTTCGTGTTGAAGCCTCTGCACCGTCTCTTGCAGTACCAGTCTTTGCTACAGA GACTCTTGAGGTTTTACGGCCCCAGCCACCCCGATCGAGCCGATTGTTTGACAGCTAGCGACACCTTGAAAGACTTGATGCAACCCGTCAGCGAGACTTTGGAGCATTCGGAGAATCTGGCAGCACTGTGCGAACTCCAGAGGGATCTCGTGGGTTTCGACAATTTGGTCCAGCCCAGCAGGAAATTCTTGAGGCACGGCTGCCTCCTCAAACATTCCAAGAAGGGTTACCAACAACGGATGTTTTTCTTG TTTTCCGACATTTTGTTGTACACGTCGCGCTCCCAAGCGACCCTGCAGTTCAAGGTTCACGGTCACATGCCCCTCAGGGGTGTCTTAATCGAAGAACCGGAAGGAGAACTGTCAAATTACGGTTTGGTTATTTACG GTGGTAATCGAGCTTTGACAGTTGCCGCGAATTCGCAAGAAGAGAAAGAACGTTGGAAGCAGGACTTGCAGAATGCCATCCAACAAGCGAGGGATAAAACCGACACGAAAATCACGTATTTGAGCCTGAAAAGTTGTA GCTCTTCGGACGAGATCGTGGACCAGTGCGGCAACGACGTCGGCACCCAAACCAAACCCCAACCCCAAAGAAGCAACCTGAAAGTGCACGTGTGTTGGCACAGGAACACCAGCATCAGCATGAAAGACGAGCTGATCGCCGTCGAG AATCAACTGTCCGGGTATTTGTTGCGCAAGTTCAAGAGCAGCAACGGTTGGCAGAAGCTGTGGGTGGTGTTGACTTCATTCTGTTTGTTCTTCTACAAGGGATGCATGGACGACTTCCCGCTGGCGTCTCTGCCACTTTTGGGTTACACGGTGGGGCCGCCGGCGGCCGAAGACGCAATCGGCAAGGA
- the LOC138130420 gene encoding FERM, ARHGEF and pleckstrin domain-containing protein 1-like isoform X5, with protein sequence MDSNSARGSTGQLSNSGSTGGGMHHSHSTPAGVDGGARTPPATPKKGGKMLAIRVQMLDDAVTIFQVQAKASGRVLFDQVCKQLHLLEADYFGLEYSDAGGTRYWLDLQKPISRQLGLSLVDPLLHFCVKFYTPDPGQLEEEFTRYLFCLQVKRDLSQGLMQCNENTAALMASYIVQAECGDYVSEDYPDHTYLSSYKFVPQQDQEMERKIMENHKKHSGQSPAEADLNLLETARRCELYGIKMHPAKDHENVPLNLAVAHMGIIVFQNYTKINTFSWAKIRKISFKRKRFLIKLHPEGYGYYKDTVEFFFEGRNECKNFWKKCVENHGFFRCSSVKSVSRHKTRVLSRGSSFRYSGKTQKQIVEFVRDNYVKRQTFQR encoded by the exons ATGGATTCGAACAGCGCCCGTGGCTCCACGGGACAACTTTCAAACTCGGGTAGCACAGGAGGCGGCATGCACCATTCCCACTCGACACCGGCCGGAGTAGACGGCGGCGCCCGGACGCCCCCGGCCACGCCGAAGAAGGGCGGCAAAATGCTGGCCATCCGCGTCCAAATGCTCGACGACGCCGTCACCATATTCCAAGTGCAG GCCAAAGCTTCGGGCCGCGTCCTCTTCGATCAAGTCTGCAAGCAGCTCCATCTGTTGGAAGCGGATTATTTCGGGTTGGAGTACTCGGACGCGGGGGGGACGAGGTACTGGTTGGACCTGCAGAAACCCATCTCGAGACAGCTGGGTCTGTCGCTGGTCGATCCCTTGCTCCACTTCTGCGTCAAATTCTACACCCCAGATCCGGGCCAGCTCGAGGAGGAGTTCACGCGGTACTTGTTCTGCCTCCAAGTGAAGAGGGACCTGTCGCAAGGGCTGATGCAATGCAACGAAAACACGGCAGCTTTGATGGCGAGCTACATCGTGCAGGCGGAGTGCGGGGACTACGTTTCGGAGGACTACCCCGACCACACTTACTTGTCGAGCTACAAGTTCGTCCCGCAGCAGGACCAAGAGATGGAGCGCAAGATCATGGAGAACCACAAGAAGCACTC GGGGCAGTCGCCGGCCGAGGCGGATCTGAACCTGCTGGAGACGGCGCGGAGGTGCGAGCTGTACGGGATCAAGATGCACCCGGCCAAGGACCACGAGAATGTCCCGCTGAATCTGGCGGTGGCCCACATGGGCATCATAGTTTTCCAGAATTACACCAAGATCAACACGTTCTCGTGGGCCAAGATCAGGAAGATCTCGTTCAAGAGGAAAAGATTCCTGATCAAGCTGCACCCCGAAGGATAC GGTTATTATAAGGACACGGTGGAGTTCTTTTTCGAAGGTCGGAACGAATGTAAAAACTTCTGGAAGAAGTGCGTCGAGAACCACGGATTTTTCCGGTGTTCGTCGGTGAAGAGCGTGTCGAGGCACAAAACCAGGGTGTTGTCGAGGGGTAGCTCGTTTAG GTATAGCGGCAAGACCCAGAAGCAGATAGTGGAGTTCGTCAGAGATAACTACGTGAAACGGCAGACATTCCAAAG ATGA
- the LOC138130420 gene encoding FERM, ARHGEF and pleckstrin domain-containing protein 1-like isoform X2, with translation MDSNSARGSTGQLSNSGSTGGGMHHSHSTPAGVDGGARTPPATPKKGGKMLAIRVQMLDDAVTIFQVQAKASGRVLFDQVCKQLHLLEADYFGLEYSDAGGTRYWLDLQKPISRQLGLSLVDPLLHFCVKFYTPDPGQLEEEFTRYLFCLQVKRDLSQGLMQCNENTAALMASYIVQAECGDYVSEDYPDHTYLSSYKFVPQQDQEMERKIMENHKKHSGQSPAEADLNLLETARRCELYGIKMHPAKDHENVPLNLAVAHMGIIVFQNYTKINTFSWAKIRKISFKRKRFLIKLHPEGYDTVEFFFEGRNECKNFWKKCVENHGFFRCSSVKSVSRHKTRVLSRGSSFRYSGKTQKQIVEFVRDNYVKRQTFQRSASFRHSSAHSSASNMHSSTVGNSISAHPLLPLADSNLSGPVLSAAEASKLSASLGSMGAAAGAPASPTTRSASRHRVTATCWSSAPDTRPTTLLAQTTTSPSPPLTTQSASPATSATTSPLHTPYADQKPPYASSPVAVRAAVHRADTDDVKKGGDKSDNEDSYYIHNNSYYSSSSPNYKEVNGNISNLSTNGSFNSSKLDDISPIKNLAKEQLLNSINANTNGTNTTTIIAEIEGEVKKKSKYPIDKTYYIAKEILMTELTYKKDLDVINVWFRDEVGKEEPEECSILLTLVAPLAQAHGQLVKDLEQRLQGWDGRGGPRAASSQRIADVLLAHLPPLLPIYEEYLDGHILVLERLDAAFKQNSHFEQLYRDFETQKVCYLPLTTFVLKPLHRLLQYQSLLQRLLRFYGPSHPDRADCLTASDTLKDLMQPVSETLEHSENLAALCELQRDLVGFDNLVQPSRKFLRHGCLLKHSKKGYQQRMFFLFSDILLYTSRSQATLQFKVHGHMPLRGVLIEEPEGELSNYGLVIYGGNRALTVAANSQEEKERWKQDLQNAIQQARDKTDTKITYLSLKSCSSSDEIVDQCGNDVGTQTKPQPQRSNLKVHVCWHRNTSISMKDELIAVENQLSGYLLRKFKSSNGWQKLWVVLTSFCLFFYKGCMDDFPLASLPLLGYTVGPPAAEDAIGKDYVFKLQYKNHVYFFRAESEYTYNRWMDVIGSCTHSRKKKPQIVNENSIECSPEK, from the exons ATGGATTCGAACAGCGCCCGTGGCTCCACGGGACAACTTTCAAACTCGGGTAGCACAGGAGGCGGCATGCACCATTCCCACTCGACACCGGCCGGAGTAGACGGCGGCGCCCGGACGCCCCCGGCCACGCCGAAGAAGGGCGGCAAAATGCTGGCCATCCGCGTCCAAATGCTCGACGACGCCGTCACCATATTCCAAGTGCAG GCCAAAGCTTCGGGCCGCGTCCTCTTCGATCAAGTCTGCAAGCAGCTCCATCTGTTGGAAGCGGATTATTTCGGGTTGGAGTACTCGGACGCGGGGGGGACGAGGTACTGGTTGGACCTGCAGAAACCCATCTCGAGACAGCTGGGTCTGTCGCTGGTCGATCCCTTGCTCCACTTCTGCGTCAAATTCTACACCCCAGATCCGGGCCAGCTCGAGGAGGAGTTCACGCGGTACTTGTTCTGCCTCCAAGTGAAGAGGGACCTGTCGCAAGGGCTGATGCAATGCAACGAAAACACGGCAGCTTTGATGGCGAGCTACATCGTGCAGGCGGAGTGCGGGGACTACGTTTCGGAGGACTACCCCGACCACACTTACTTGTCGAGCTACAAGTTCGTCCCGCAGCAGGACCAAGAGATGGAGCGCAAGATCATGGAGAACCACAAGAAGCACTC GGGGCAGTCGCCGGCCGAGGCGGATCTGAACCTGCTGGAGACGGCGCGGAGGTGCGAGCTGTACGGGATCAAGATGCACCCGGCCAAGGACCACGAGAATGTCCCGCTGAATCTGGCGGTGGCCCACATGGGCATCATAGTTTTCCAGAATTACACCAAGATCAACACGTTCTCGTGGGCCAAGATCAGGAAGATCTCGTTCAAGAGGAAAAGATTCCTGATCAAGCTGCACCCCGAAGGATAC GACACGGTGGAGTTCTTTTTCGAAGGTCGGAACGAATGTAAAAACTTCTGGAAGAAGTGCGTCGAGAACCACGGATTTTTCCGGTGTTCGTCGGTGAAGAGCGTGTCGAGGCACAAAACCAGGGTGTTGTCGAGGGGTAGCTCGTTTAG GTATAGCGGCAAGACCCAGAAGCAGATAGTGGAGTTCGTCAGAGATAACTACGTGAAACGGCAGACATTCCAAAG GTCGGCTTCATTCCGGCATTCTAGCGCTCACTCGAGTGCAAGCAACATGCACTCCAGTACAGTCGGGAACAGCATATCCGCACACCCCCTGTTGCCCCTAGCCGACAGCAACCTGAGCG GTCCGGTTTTGTCCGCAGCGGAAGCCTCCAAACTGTCGGCTTCGCTGGGCTCGATGGGCGCAGCTGCGGGGGCCCCGGCTTCTCCGACGACGAGGTCAGCCTCTCGCCACCGCGTCACAGCTACGTGCTGGAGCTCGGCCCCCGACACTCGGCCTACCACGCTGCTTGCTCAGACGACGACCTCGCCATCACCTCCTCTGACGACGCAATCGGCCTCGCCGGCAACTTCTGCGACTACGAGTCCCCTGCATACGCCCTACGCGGACCAGAAGCCGCCCTATGCCAGCTCGCCGGTCGCCGTCCGCGCAGCAGTTCACAGGGCCGATACAG ATGACGTGAAAAAGGGCGGTGACAAGTCGGACAACGAGGACTCGTACTACATCCACAACAACTCGTACTATTCGAGTTCTTCGCCGAATTACAAAGAGGTCAACGGGAACATTTCCAACCTCTCCACCAACGGCAGTTTCAACAGTTCCAAGTTGGACGACATCAGTCCCATCAAAAACCTAGCCAAGGAGCAGCTATTGAACAGTATTAATGCAAACACGAATGGGACCAACACGACGACGATAATCGCAGAGATCGAAGGCGAGGTCAAGAAGAAATCCAAGTATCCCATCGACAAGACATACTACATCGCCAAAGAAATCCTGATGACGGAATTGACCTACAAGAAAGATTTAGACGTGATCAATGTG TGGTTCAGGGACGAGGTCGGCAAAGAGGAACCCGAAGAGTGTTCGATTTTGCTCACTTTGGTCGCCCCGCTGGCTCAAGCTCACGGACAGTTGGTTAAAGATCTGGAACAGAGGTTGCAAGGCTGGGACGGAAGGGGAGGGCCCAGAGCTGCGAGCAGTCAAAGAATTGCAGACGTTTTACTAGCGCATTTACCGCCTCTGCTCCCG ATTTACGAAGAGTATCTGGACGGACATATTTTAGTTTTGGAACGGTTGGACGCCGCTTTCAAGCAAAACAGCCACTTCGAGCagctttacagagattttgaGACGCAAAAAGTGTGTTATTTACCGCTGACGACGTTCGTGTTGAAGCCTCTGCACCGTCTCTTGCAGTACCAGTCTTTGCTACAGA GACTCTTGAGGTTTTACGGCCCCAGCCACCCCGATCGAGCCGATTGTTTGACAGCTAGCGACACCTTGAAAGACTTGATGCAACCCGTCAGCGAGACTTTGGAGCATTCGGAGAATCTGGCAGCACTGTGCGAACTCCAGAGGGATCTCGTGGGTTTCGACAATTTGGTCCAGCCCAGCAGGAAATTCTTGAGGCACGGCTGCCTCCTCAAACATTCCAAGAAGGGTTACCAACAACGGATGTTTTTCTTG TTTTCCGACATTTTGTTGTACACGTCGCGCTCCCAAGCGACCCTGCAGTTCAAGGTTCACGGTCACATGCCCCTCAGGGGTGTCTTAATCGAAGAACCGGAAGGAGAACTGTCAAATTACGGTTTGGTTATTTACG GTGGTAATCGAGCTTTGACAGTTGCCGCGAATTCGCAAGAAGAGAAAGAACGTTGGAAGCAGGACTTGCAGAATGCCATCCAACAAGCGAGGGATAAAACCGACACGAAAATCACGTATTTGAGCCTGAAAAGTTGTA GCTCTTCGGACGAGATCGTGGACCAGTGCGGCAACGACGTCGGCACCCAAACCAAACCCCAACCCCAAAGAAGCAACCTGAAAGTGCACGTGTGTTGGCACAGGAACACCAGCATCAGCATGAAAGACGAGCTGATCGCCGTCGAG AATCAACTGTCCGGGTATTTGTTGCGCAAGTTCAAGAGCAGCAACGGTTGGCAGAAGCTGTGGGTGGTGTTGACTTCATTCTGTTTGTTCTTCTACAAGGGATGCATGGACGACTTCCCGCTGGCGTCTCTGCCACTTTTGGGTTACACGGTGGGGCCGCCGGCGGCCGAAGACGCAATCGGCAAGGA
- the LOC138130420 gene encoding FERM, ARHGEF and pleckstrin domain-containing protein 1-like isoform X3 has translation MDSNSARGSTGQLSNSGSTGGGMHHSHSTPAGVDGGARTPPATPKKGGKMLAIRVQMLDDAVTIFQVQAKASGRVLFDQVCKQLHLLEADYFGLEYSDAGGTRYWLDLQKPISRQLGLSLVDPLLHFCVKFYTPDPGQLEEEFTRYLFCLQVKRDLSQGLMQCNENTAALMASYIVQAECGDYVSEDYPDHTYLSSYKFVPQQDQEMERKIMENHKKHSGQSPAEADLNLLETARRCELYGIKMHPAKDHENVPLNLAVAHMGIIVFQNYTKINTFSWAKIRKISFKRKRFLIKLHPEGYGYYKDTVEFFFEGRNECKNFWKKCVENHGFFRCSSVKSVSRHKTRVLSRGSSFRYSGKTQKQIVEFVRDNYVKRQTFQRSASFRHSSAHSSASNMHSSTVGNSISAHPLLPLADSNLSAEASKLSASLGSMGAAAGAPASPTTRSASRHRVTATCWSSAPDTRPTTLLAQTTTSPSPPLTTQSASPATSATTSPLHTPYADQKPPYASSPVAVRAAVHRADTDDVKKGGDKSDNEDSYYIHNNSYYSSSSPNYKEVNGNISNLSTNGSFNSSKLDDISPIKNLAKEQLLNSINANTNGTNTTTIIAEIEGEVKKKSKYPIDKTYYIAKEILMTELTYKKDLDVINVWFRDEVGKEEPEECSILLTLVAPLAQAHGQLVKDLEQRLQGWDGRGGPRAASSQRIADVLLAHLPPLLPIYEEYLDGHILVLERLDAAFKQNSHFEQLYRDFETQKVCYLPLTTFVLKPLHRLLQYQSLLQRLLRFYGPSHPDRADCLTASDTLKDLMQPVSETLEHSENLAALCELQRDLVGFDNLVQPSRKFLRHGCLLKHSKKGYQQRMFFLFSDILLYTSRSQATLQFKVHGHMPLRGVLIEEPEGELSNYGLVIYGGNRALTVAANSQEEKERWKQDLQNAIQQARDKTDTKITYLSLKSCSSSDEIVDQCGNDVGTQTKPQPQRSNLKVHVCWHRNTSISMKDELIAVENQLSGYLLRKFKSSNGWQKLWVVLTSFCLFFYKGCMDDFPLASLPLLGYTVGPPAAEDAIGKDYVFKLQYKNHVYFFRAESEYTYNRWMDVIGSCTHSRKKKPQIVNENSIECSPEK, from the exons ATGGATTCGAACAGCGCCCGTGGCTCCACGGGACAACTTTCAAACTCGGGTAGCACAGGAGGCGGCATGCACCATTCCCACTCGACACCGGCCGGAGTAGACGGCGGCGCCCGGACGCCCCCGGCCACGCCGAAGAAGGGCGGCAAAATGCTGGCCATCCGCGTCCAAATGCTCGACGACGCCGTCACCATATTCCAAGTGCAG GCCAAAGCTTCGGGCCGCGTCCTCTTCGATCAAGTCTGCAAGCAGCTCCATCTGTTGGAAGCGGATTATTTCGGGTTGGAGTACTCGGACGCGGGGGGGACGAGGTACTGGTTGGACCTGCAGAAACCCATCTCGAGACAGCTGGGTCTGTCGCTGGTCGATCCCTTGCTCCACTTCTGCGTCAAATTCTACACCCCAGATCCGGGCCAGCTCGAGGAGGAGTTCACGCGGTACTTGTTCTGCCTCCAAGTGAAGAGGGACCTGTCGCAAGGGCTGATGCAATGCAACGAAAACACGGCAGCTTTGATGGCGAGCTACATCGTGCAGGCGGAGTGCGGGGACTACGTTTCGGAGGACTACCCCGACCACACTTACTTGTCGAGCTACAAGTTCGTCCCGCAGCAGGACCAAGAGATGGAGCGCAAGATCATGGAGAACCACAAGAAGCACTC GGGGCAGTCGCCGGCCGAGGCGGATCTGAACCTGCTGGAGACGGCGCGGAGGTGCGAGCTGTACGGGATCAAGATGCACCCGGCCAAGGACCACGAGAATGTCCCGCTGAATCTGGCGGTGGCCCACATGGGCATCATAGTTTTCCAGAATTACACCAAGATCAACACGTTCTCGTGGGCCAAGATCAGGAAGATCTCGTTCAAGAGGAAAAGATTCCTGATCAAGCTGCACCCCGAAGGATAC GGTTATTATAAGGACACGGTGGAGTTCTTTTTCGAAGGTCGGAACGAATGTAAAAACTTCTGGAAGAAGTGCGTCGAGAACCACGGATTTTTCCGGTGTTCGTCGGTGAAGAGCGTGTCGAGGCACAAAACCAGGGTGTTGTCGAGGGGTAGCTCGTTTAG GTATAGCGGCAAGACCCAGAAGCAGATAGTGGAGTTCGTCAGAGATAACTACGTGAAACGGCAGACATTCCAAAG GTCGGCTTCATTCCGGCATTCTAGCGCTCACTCGAGTGCAAGCAACATGCACTCCAGTACAGTCGGGAACAGCATATCCGCACACCCCCTGTTGCCCCTAGCCGACAGCAACCTGAGCG CGGAAGCCTCCAAACTGTCGGCTTCGCTGGGCTCGATGGGCGCAGCTGCGGGGGCCCCGGCTTCTCCGACGACGAGGTCAGCCTCTCGCCACCGCGTCACAGCTACGTGCTGGAGCTCGGCCCCCGACACTCGGCCTACCACGCTGCTTGCTCAGACGACGACCTCGCCATCACCTCCTCTGACGACGCAATCGGCCTCGCCGGCAACTTCTGCGACTACGAGTCCCCTGCATACGCCCTACGCGGACCAGAAGCCGCCCTATGCCAGCTCGCCGGTCGCCGTCCGCGCAGCAGTTCACAGGGCCGATACAG ATGACGTGAAAAAGGGCGGTGACAAGTCGGACAACGAGGACTCGTACTACATCCACAACAACTCGTACTATTCGAGTTCTTCGCCGAATTACAAAGAGGTCAACGGGAACATTTCCAACCTCTCCACCAACGGCAGTTTCAACAGTTCCAAGTTGGACGACATCAGTCCCATCAAAAACCTAGCCAAGGAGCAGCTATTGAACAGTATTAATGCAAACACGAATGGGACCAACACGACGACGATAATCGCAGAGATCGAAGGCGAGGTCAAGAAGAAATCCAAGTATCCCATCGACAAGACATACTACATCGCCAAAGAAATCCTGATGACGGAATTGACCTACAAGAAAGATTTAGACGTGATCAATGTG TGGTTCAGGGACGAGGTCGGCAAAGAGGAACCCGAAGAGTGTTCGATTTTGCTCACTTTGGTCGCCCCGCTGGCTCAAGCTCACGGACAGTTGGTTAAAGATCTGGAACAGAGGTTGCAAGGCTGGGACGGAAGGGGAGGGCCCAGAGCTGCGAGCAGTCAAAGAATTGCAGACGTTTTACTAGCGCATTTACCGCCTCTGCTCCCG ATTTACGAAGAGTATCTGGACGGACATATTTTAGTTTTGGAACGGTTGGACGCCGCTTTCAAGCAAAACAGCCACTTCGAGCagctttacagagattttgaGACGCAAAAAGTGTGTTATTTACCGCTGACGACGTTCGTGTTGAAGCCTCTGCACCGTCTCTTGCAGTACCAGTCTTTGCTACAGA GACTCTTGAGGTTTTACGGCCCCAGCCACCCCGATCGAGCCGATTGTTTGACAGCTAGCGACACCTTGAAAGACTTGATGCAACCCGTCAGCGAGACTTTGGAGCATTCGGAGAATCTGGCAGCACTGTGCGAACTCCAGAGGGATCTCGTGGGTTTCGACAATTTGGTCCAGCCCAGCAGGAAATTCTTGAGGCACGGCTGCCTCCTCAAACATTCCAAGAAGGGTTACCAACAACGGATGTTTTTCTTG TTTTCCGACATTTTGTTGTACACGTCGCGCTCCCAAGCGACCCTGCAGTTCAAGGTTCACGGTCACATGCCCCTCAGGGGTGTCTTAATCGAAGAACCGGAAGGAGAACTGTCAAATTACGGTTTGGTTATTTACG GTGGTAATCGAGCTTTGACAGTTGCCGCGAATTCGCAAGAAGAGAAAGAACGTTGGAAGCAGGACTTGCAGAATGCCATCCAACAAGCGAGGGATAAAACCGACACGAAAATCACGTATTTGAGCCTGAAAAGTTGTA GCTCTTCGGACGAGATCGTGGACCAGTGCGGCAACGACGTCGGCACCCAAACCAAACCCCAACCCCAAAGAAGCAACCTGAAAGTGCACGTGTGTTGGCACAGGAACACCAGCATCAGCATGAAAGACGAGCTGATCGCCGTCGAG AATCAACTGTCCGGGTATTTGTTGCGCAAGTTCAAGAGCAGCAACGGTTGGCAGAAGCTGTGGGTGGTGTTGACTTCATTCTGTTTGTTCTTCTACAAGGGATGCATGGACGACTTCCCGCTGGCGTCTCTGCCACTTTTGGGTTACACGGTGGGGCCGCCGGCGGCCGAAGACGCAATCGGCAAGGA